The Acinetobacter wuhouensis genome includes the window CATAATGCCGAGCTGCACGATAGGCAACATAAGCCAATCCCAGTGCAATCATATGCGAGCTCATATGCCAACCATCTGCAAGCAGTGCCATAGAGTTAAATACCCAACCACCCACGATCTCAAAAATCATCATGACTGCAGTGAGTATTGTTGCAAATAAGATTTTCTTTTGTGCCAATGGATTACCTTCATCAAATTGATGACTGTGTTGGCGTTGTATGGTTTTAAATTGCATGAGGGACTAATCCTATATACTCCCCCTTAGTATATTATTTCAATTTAAAATATACTATAAGGGAGTATATATTTAGAGGATGATCGTGATGAGTCATTTACACCAAGATAAAAAAGTCCTCAATCGTGTAAAGCGTTTAAAAGGTCAAATTCAAGCTGTTGAAGAAGCCTTAAATCAGCCAGACAGTTCTTGTATTTCAGTGCTACAGCAAGTTGCAGCAATAAAAGGGGCAGTCAATGGTTTGATGAATGAATTGATTGAACAACATTTAACTGAACATGTGATTCAAGATCCACACGCTGTAGATAAAGTAGAGTTACAGGAATTTTTAAAGTTATTGAAGCGCTATTGTTAAAACAGAGGAATAATATTTTTCGTTATCTTTTAATTTTTGATTGACCCTAAAGTGATTAAGTTTTAATCTCCCAATATATCGTTTTTTTTCGATGCTGACGTTGATTAAACACGTTCCGCATTTTTGTCTGCAAAATTTAGGTCTATATAACGCATCTAAATTTCCTTTTTTAAGCTCTAAATCTATGAATCAGCAATCATGGCGTCCATTTTTCATGGTCAGCCTTGCTTTATGTATCGGTACGATTGGTACGGCACTTGCTAGCCCTTTATATCCAATTTATCAACAACTTTGGCACTTACTCCCAAGCCATATTACTTATATTTTTGTCGCCTATATGTTCGGTTGTATGACCACATTGTTATTTCTAGGTCGTACCAGTAATAGTTTTGGGTTTATTCGAACTTTGCAGATTGGATTGTTGTTTGCGGTCATCGGCTTAACACTTTCTGTATTTGCTTCAAATACTTACTATCTTGGATTTGGGCGCTTTATTATTGGTATTGCATCAGGTCTGATCAGTACCTCTGCCATGTTGGGTTTGATTTACACCATTCCAAATTCGCACAAACAAAATGCAGCACAATTAAGTTCAATCATTACCGTATTAGGATTCGGTCTTGGACCTTTCATTGGTGGGGCAATTGCGCAATTTTCTGATCAACCACTCGTGACGCCTTATATCCCTGTCATTATTGCTACCTCGATCAGCTTAATTAGCCTATTTAGTATTAAAACCATTCGACCTGAGAAACAACCTTTTTCTATTGCGCCACATTTAGAACTTCCCGAAGCTCAATTTAAAAAACAGTTTTATATTGCAAGTTTTACAGCATTTTGTGCTTTTGGTTCGTTCAGTTTATTTGCTTCTTTAGCACCATCTTTTATCATAGATATTATCCCTTGGCATGGTCCTTTGATCAGTGGTGCAACCATTGCCAGCATTCTTCTTGTTTCTGCAATTGTACAATTTGCAGCAAAATCAATGGATATGCATAAAGCTTTAAATGCTGGTTTAATTTTATTAATCAGCAGTTATCT containing:
- a CDS encoding metal/formaldehyde-sensitive transcriptional repressor, with translation MSHLHQDKKVLNRVKRLKGQIQAVEEALNQPDSSCISVLQQVAAIKGAVNGLMNELIEQHLTEHVIQDPHAVDKVELQEFLKLLKRYC
- a CDS encoding MFS transporter yields the protein MNQQSWRPFFMVSLALCIGTIGTALASPLYPIYQQLWHLLPSHITYIFVAYMFGCMTTLLFLGRTSNSFGFIRTLQIGLLFAVIGLTLSVFASNTYYLGFGRFIIGIASGLISTSAMLGLIYTIPNSHKQNAAQLSSIITVLGFGLGPFIGGAIAQFSDQPLVTPYIPVIIATSISLISLFSIKTIRPEKQPFSIAPHLELPEAQFKKQFYIASFTAFCAFGSFSLFASLAPSFIIDIIPWHGPLISGATIASILLVSAIVQFAAKSMDMHKALNAGLILLISSYLILSICMILDLGFIFFISVICVGMGHGMGLLAAFALVHRMTNPDNCAAVVSTYLFIAYFGTIVPVIFAGYLSDHFGLITGVLGFCAGVGALCVYLLINHLKLKTT